The genomic region GGTGGATGAAGGAGAAACCCGAATGAAGTTGGGAAAATGTGACGAGATATTTATTGCCAGCAATTAGTTTGGCTAGTTGTAAAATCTTATTACCAATACACATTCGTGATGAATTTAGGTGCTCAGACATGAAATCCATGCCTCTATGGGAATAAAATCCCCCTCACTCATTCTTAACGAGCGCTTCCTATTCTTATGGAATCTCTGCATATTGTCGTTCGAACATCACATGTCCGAATGCTAGGGACAACTATGGTGGAGAAACCTAGACACAAAATACCGTAGAAATCAAGAAATCTCAAAGGCATTTGTCAGCCAAAAATGCCAAGATTCCTGTGAAACAACTTTTCTTGGATAACTCATATAATTGTCGAGGAATTTGCATATAGATATAATCTTTGCTTGTGGAATGGCCCTGTGTAAAAAGTCATACTGATATATCGGATTGACACACATTACTGTTCCGGATTGTCTGTATTCGTGCATAGGAATAGAGAATTAACTACTCATCTTGTCTTCTCACACTGATTCGGGCGACTTCTTCCACAGAGCTTTGTGGAATCGTAGGCGGAGGGTTATCTTATCAGTCGCCAGACTCCTGTCAGGCGCTGCCAATCCATATTCCGAAGACGATAGAGTTATTATGAATCTTAAGGGGTTTCGCAGAAAGAGGATGTGAGTTCCGCTGCTGACTGTATCGACTGAACTCGTGATGGTCTTCGCAGTTCTAGCTGTGACACTTGTCCTGTTTGTTGTTAACCGTTGGCGTTATGATGTTGTAGCCTTGTTCGCTCTGTTGACAATCGCGCTTGTGGGTCTCATACCCTTCGACCAAGTGTTCTTGGGCTTCGGCCATCCTGCGGTGATCACAGTTGCAGCCGTGTTGGTTATCAACCGAGGACTGGTCAACTCGGGTTTCGTCGATATCATCATCAACTGGACTCTTCGAGTCGGAGACAACATGGTTTTTCAGATTCTTACGCTCACCGGGTTGGTGACGGTGCTTTCGGCCTTCATGAATAACGTGGGGGCATTGGCGCTTCTCATGCCTGTGGCAATTCGAATGGCGAGGAAGAGCGGCAAGTCCCCTTCCCTTTTCCTCATGCCGCTAGCATTCTGCTCAATGCTTGGTGGTATGATAACGCTGATCGGCACTCCTCCAAACATAATTATCGCAACACTTAGGGGTCAATACGGTGTCGAACCCTTCCTCATGTTTGACTTCACCCCAGTTGGTCTGAGTGTCGCTCTTGCTGGATTCTTGTTTATGTCACTGGTCGGATGGCGTCTCGTACCTCAGCGGGAGGGAGAGAAGGTTGAACCCTTCTCTCTTGTTGAAGACTACATAACCGAGGTCTATGTGCCTGAGGGTTCCAAGATGGTTGGGAAGCGTATCCGTGACCTTGAATCGGCAGCAGAAGCTGATGTGGCAGTGATATCCCTCGTACGCGAAGACGAGCATTTTCGTTCACCCTCTATAATGAGAGGTCTGAAAGCAGGTGATAGTCTTGTTGTCAGAGGAGAAGCCACAGATCTGAAGATGCTAATCGATGCTGGCGAACTCAGACTCATAGAGAGGGAAGGATCTGACAGAGGGGTCCTATCACAGGATGATTTACATGTCGTTGAGGCTGTGATAACGACAGGCTCGCCTTTAAGCGGCAAGACTGCACGACAATTGAAGATGCGTAGTCGTTTTGGTGTGGATCTTCTCGCTGTATCGCGCCAAGGAAGGCGGTTGAGAGCTCGGATTGGTGATATCCGGTTGCGGTCGGGAGACACCTTGTTGTTACATGGGCAGCCGGAAGAGATGTCTGAAATCTTGACTGAGCTTGGATGCCTCCCACTGGCTGAGAGACACATAAGACTGGGCAAGCCGCGACGTGCGCTGTCTGCTATCATCATCTTTGGAGCGGCACTAGCAGCTACGGCAATAGGTCTGCTACCCATTCAGGTTTCCTTTGTACTTGCTGCTGTTGGCATGGTTGTATTGGGATTTGTGTCTCCCGACGAAGCTTACAAGAGCATCAACTGGTCTGTCATAGTTCTACTCGCTGCCATGATCCCAGTCGGACACGCACTGGAAACCACAGGAGGTGCACAGTTAATTGGTGACATGTTTCTAGAGGTAGGAGGAATTCTGCCTCCTGCTGCATTCATCGTCATTCTGATGGTGGCGACTATGCTTCTGTCATGTGCCGTGGATAACACCGCTGCAGTAGTTTTGATGGCTCCCATAGGTGTAAGCATTGCATTGGCATTAGGTGTATCGATAGACTCTTTTCTAATGGCGGTGTCCATTGGAGGTTCAAGCGCTTTCCTAACACCCATCGCGGATCAGTCCCATGCTTTAGTTATGGGGCCAGGGGGTTACAGATTCACTGACTACTTACGGCTAGGTCTTCCTCTGCAGATCATCATTTCCCTGTTAGCAACTCCACTAATCCTGTGGTTTTGGCCTCTTTAGACAAGTTTCTTGCAGTCCGCTTCAACTGGCAGGTCTTGATTAGGAATGTGAAAGGTAGAATGGTGCTCACTCTTTGGATAGAACGAGTGGCAATCTGTGTTTCGCTTGCGAACCAGCCCGAATTGTTGTTGGCAGACGAAGTTACTGGAGAGCTGGATACTGAGACTGCAGCTATAGTCATGGACGCTTTGCGAAAGACAAACCGTGAATTCGGTACAACGATTGTCAACGTCACGCATAACCCACGGGTAGCGGAATATGCTGATAGGATTCTGAGGATCAGAGACGGCCTAATCGAGGGGCAGAAACACACTCTGTACGGGGATATAACAGAGATCGATGCGAAAGGAAGAATGGTGATTCCTGAGGCCGTGAGGCGCATGGCGGGTCTTGAGAAGCGAGTCGTACTCAAGGCGACATCTGAAGGCCTCCTGGTAAGACCACTTGAAATGGACGAGGAGAACGAAGAGTAGCTGGGTCTTTGTTTGTGGCTGACACGTAGATGAGTAGAAAGTGCTCAAAGACCGCTATTTCTGTTCGAGATATCCCATCCTTCTAGCAAACAGCACGTACACGCCTACAAGGGCAATGGCTACTCCTATACCGATGATCGGGTGGGTGATATTGGGATTATCCAAGGGGCCGTTTTCAACCCGAACCATCCCAAGCCAGAACGGATCTCCGCTTTCACCAAGAATGTCAGTGGCAACAATAGAGAGATTGTACCACCCATTTGGGTACTCATATGTGTGCCAGACAATACTAATATCCACATCACAGGTATTTGTTTCGGAAAAAAACTGTTCGCTGGCTACTGTTCCGTTAAGAAGCAGTTCCGCTTTCTGTATAGGAAAGCAATCGTCTGCCGCGCCCGCATCTATTAGCACATTTCCATGTACAGATCCGCTAAGACGAAAGGCATGTACATAAGGGGGGTTCGTATTTTTCCGTATGTCAATTCTCAATGTTGCCTCTCCCATCATGTAAGGGGTATCTGGAGCTTTTGAGAAGTACACATACCATTGGGCTTGTTTTGGTGCTGTGAAATTCCAATAGTAATGACGTTCTTCGTTACTGGAGTAGTTGCTCTCCTGGTATGTTTTATTGGCAGTTCCACCGTGCTGTAAGCGGTAATGATTAGCCTGGTCAACTATAAAAGACTGAACGCCTTTGCCTGCGATAATATCGAAAAAGCAGGCCATAGATTCTTTCGCTCCCAGTGTAATATTGTACCAAATGCTTTCACCTGCACCAAGCTGAACGTGATTCTGAATCATTACGTCTGCATGGACTGGTTGAGAAGTTTGGGCAGAGATAGTAGGAAAGATGAGTAGTAACAAGGTGCTACATACTGCAAGTATTCTCATGCCCATTTGACCACCGTAAACGAATGCACCTTTTGAACTTATAAGCCTTCCAACGATTCCTCTGAGTAGGGGGCTTTTACCCAGAATACGTGATGAATATCTTTGAGTCATGCCGGTTTAGAGCTTTGCTTCGCGTCTTGTCCCAACTTTCACTTCAATATCCACCTCTAATCGAGGAACTGCTGATAGCTGACCTCCACACGGATTGTGAGCGTGCAGTCTGTTTCATTGGTTCCTTCTTCGAAGAACTGCACCGCCCACGTATAGTTGCCATAATTGTCACCGATATTATAAAATCCTCCTCCTGCAGACGGGGCATCCCGGGTGATGTGAACGCTTGTTCCACTTATAGCTTGGGCCTTTGCTTCATCATCTAAATTCCTGAAGTAGTCTAGGGTACATGGCAATGCGCCGGCTTTTGCGCTGAGAGGTTCAGGACAATTCCCCCAATTGATGATAGTGGCCAGAACTTCCACGGCGTTATCTCTTCCGCTCGGTGGTTTGGGAATCTCTACTTGGCCACAAAGCCATTCTCCTAGCTCAATCATGATACCGTCCGCCGGGCTCGCATATAGCACGCCTTCGCTGCCATTATTCTCAGTGGGGACATCGTACATACCAACAAGTGGAATCACCAGCCACAAAATCACGAATCCAATAACTGCTCCCTGTCGTTGCTGCTGAAGCTTCTTCCGCAATTCCTTCAGAGATCGTCCCATGTGTTGCACTTTCGTCTCTTCATCTTCAGGTTCTGTTTCTTCCCTGTCATTCAAGAATCTCTCTGTTTCGAGGAACCAGCGCTTCACATTCTCTCGAAACAGGGGGACGGTTCCACCATTGAATAGAAATGAAATCCCCAGCAAGACCGCTAGAGGAACTATGAGATCGCCAAGGTTTACCGCAATGCTCATTTGATATATCATTTGACTTTCGTTCATGAATTCGTGGCGAGATAGCAGGACAGCTAGGAATCTGAACATATGGTAGAACCCGTACAACGACTGCTCGCCATGTGCTGCTGGGGTTTGGGGAGTTGGACCAAAGTATAGCCCTGGCATAACACATACTGCGGTATTAAAGAAAACAGCACCTCTCCAATCATCAATCAATGTTGTGGAAAAAGCAACTATGGAGCTAAGTATCCATGAGAGAACAAGAGCAGATACCAGTGCAACTGGAAAATCCCAGAGTATGACGAAGAAATCGAGGTTGGGAATGACCTGCGCGGCCATAACGAACGATACGAAAATCAATCCAGCGTACAGGAAGAAGCTCATTGCAAACAGGGCAAATAGCCGCACGACGAAAACCAGGAATGGACGATGATCAGCAGCAATTACCCGCGATAGCAAAGCCCGCGACTTCTCTGTGGCGAACAACAAAACGGCCGCCAGTGAGAATGGAATTCCATGAAGGAGAATAGTGGCAGATAGGTTTGTAGCATAGAATAATGCACCGAAATACCCTGTACCCGTTAGGATAGGAGATAGCAATGCCACAGCGAAACTCGCTATAGATGCAATAATCCATACTCCACATAATCTTGGCGAGATTTTCACGGTTTCTGCAATTCCCATATTGGATTCGACTTGTCGAGAGGTCATACCTGTAGAAACCCTCCTAACCGGCATGACTTGGTGTTAGCCGGCAGAACTTATAATTTATTTGGTATTATTAAGTTAGATACCCATACCTACACTAATCGACAGACTGGTATGAAGAATAATAAAAATAGTTCACTTTCAATGCCCTTAGAGGGAGATTTGAAACTTCTTCTTCGCAGAACGACGGGGTTTTCCGTTTGAATTACACGGTTCCCCCAATCGAATCAATGAATAATATCACCTCGTGGAGGATTCAAAGAACCTGAATCTTCAATTTTCCGGATTATTTGTTTCAGTATTTCATGTCCAATCAATAGGAATTGTGTTGGTACATTAGAGTATTGATGAATCAATGCGATGTTCTCTTTATAAAAACTTGAACTATACTCCCAAGAATTCTGATGATTCAGGCTTTCACCTTGACACCTAAGTTGATATGACTAGAAAAAGCTGAAGTTTATACATGAGTATGATCAATAATTACTGTTAATTGTTAAAAAAGAAAGGAGCTGCCCTTTGGCACCTCCAGACCATGTTGTATTACTGGCTATTCAGGAGTATCGGAAGTCCACATAATTCGGTTCACTATCAGTAAAGCCGGGTCTGAATGGTCAGTGCGCGCAGTCACCCTGACTTTCCTGCAATTATAGTGGATATAGACCTTTAGTGCGACAGCAAAGTAGTATGTATGTCCATATGTTAGATCCGTCGTGAATATCTCTGTATTGGATTCATCATCCAATTCCTGCTCTATGTCATCCCATTCCTGAGATTGTTGCGATTTCTTCCAAGCCACTGCTTCTCCCAGTTTGTCACCATCAGCATCAAAAAGATAGAAAACGATTGATAACGTTACCTTAGCGTTATCTGCTGTTTGAAGCCGATAGTCGATATCCCAATTGGCATAAAAAGCCCAGTTAGCGGTCCATGACTGACTCATCGTCTCAGATCCTGAAACCCAAGCCGCGGACCAAGTCCCACCCCAATACAAATATGGGAAGTACAGACGATTAACTTTAATCTTGCATTTGCCTGAGCTAGCTTGGGCGGTTACAACAGCGAAACTCGATGCATTCTTCGTATCCGATCCAGCATATGGTGCCGTGTCTTCCCCATAGAAAGAAGCGCTAACACCCGAAATCTGTGCACCAAATACTATTGCCAACAAAACGAATACCAATGCCAATGTCCTCTTTTTCATGAGGTTATTTCACCTCCTTCCACTTGTGTGACTTGCGTCACCATCTAGGAAAGGGGTACGGCGCATATAAACAATTAGAGTGCTGTGTCCATTTCGGGCTCTACGAGAATGCTCTTAGAATGGCTCCACAGAACACAGGAAGGGGCACGAATGACAAATTATCATAATAGCAGGTCTCATGACGGTATTCTATAATGAACGTCAAGAACAAGACAGAATACAGTCTGTAATCGTAACAAATGGACAAATCACATCTGTAGAGTGTACACGTACTACCGAGTATGGCAAATACAATCAATGGTGTACTTAACCATGGTCCTAGCTGTCGTGACATTGCTGCCGGTCTATGGTTATCCCAACTGAACACACATTGGGCACCTGCGTCTTCAAATGCCTGAGCTATATTTGTATCCTTATCTACCCACGGAAATGGCCATATCGTTGGGTGGTTGTTGGCAGCCGTACTCAGATTCCCGTCCATGAAGGCCTCCCATGCCACGTTCCACCCTTCTAGCAGCTCCGGGTCGCTACGCAACTCTTCTTCGATGGTCTCAAAGAGCAGCGGTACGCCAAAGGTCCCGTAGGCGAGCTTGTTGATCATCAGGCAACCCCCCGCTACAACGTTTACGGCGAACCCTATAGCCGCGCCCATCGAATTTCCAAAGGTCGTTGTGCTGGCCTATCCGGCCGTGCTTTATTGTGGAGTACTTCCTACTAGATGCATCTGGTCATGGTTGTTGATAATTCGAAATGTAGCAGTAACATGGTTGCACATTGTTTCTTGACCAGTGGAGTTCGAATCGGAGTGTCGTTTTCTCCAAGGAGTATCCGATTCTGATTGATTATTCTATTGTTTCTTCCAATATGTCAATGAATTCTTCGAATTGTTTCATGCCCTTTTCCCAGAACTTCTTGGATAATATGTCGAAGCCAAGTTCCTCTGCAAGCTCAGCAGGCGATTTGCTCGACCCTGCAGCAAGTAATGCCTTCAGCTTTGGAACGAACTCGTCACCCTGCTCTTTATACAGTCGATAGAGGGCATACACGAACAATTGAGCGAAAATGTATGGGTAATTGTAGAATCTATACCGCGGGATAAAGTAGTGTATTTTCATAGCCCACTCCCATCGCATTTCTGGTAGCCATTCTACCGCGTCACCGTAGATTTTGTCTCTTGCATCTGTCCACAATGCGGCCACGGTATCGCCATCAAGGAACTTGCCTTTATCGATCGTGTCATACATGCTTTTCTCAAAGAAGACACGTGCCGAAACCTGAAACGCGGCCATTCCGAATTCATCAAGAATGGTAGCGAGAACAGCCTGTTTCTGTTCCTTAGATTTGGCTTCTCTTAGCAGACGCTCGGTAAGCAACAACTCCCCGAAGATGCTGCCACACTCAGCAATGCAGCTACCAACTTCACAATTCGACGGTTTCTGCTCTCGT from Candidatus Lokiarchaeota archaeon harbors:
- a CDS encoding SLC13 family permease; its protein translation is MVFAVLAVTLVLFVVNRWRYDVVALFALLTIALVGLIPFDQVFLGFGHPAVITVAAVLVINRGLVNSGFVDIIINWTLRVGDNMVFQILTLTGLVTVLSAFMNNVGALALLMPVAIRMARKSGKSPSLFLMPLAFCSMLGGMITLIGTPPNIIIATLRGQYGVEPFLMFDFTPVGLSVALAGFLFMSLVGWRLVPQREGEKVEPFSLVEDYITEVYVPEGSKMVGKRIRDLESAAEADVAVISLVREDEHFRSPSIMRGLKAGDSLVVRGEATDLKMLIDAGELRLIEREGSDRGVLSQDDLHVVEAVITTGSPLSGKTARQLKMRSRFGVDLLAVSRQGRRLRARIGDIRLRSGDTLLLHGQPEEMSEILTELGCLPLAERHIRLGKPRRALSAIIIFGAALAATAIGLLPIQVSFVLAAVGMVVLGFVSPDEAYKSINWSVIVLLAAMIPVGHALETTGGAQLIGDMFLEVGGILPPAAFIVILMVATMLLSCAVDNTAAVVLMAPIGVSIALALGVSIDSFLMAVSIGGSSAFLTPIADQSHALVMGPGGYRFTDYLRLGLPLQIIISLLATPLILWFWPL